The Candidatus Cloacimonadota bacterium genome includes a window with the following:
- a CDS encoding amidohydrolase family protein, with protein MKFSDLLIVKDWKNSGVRNICIEKGLISDKSHDNILVDCKDLVAYPSLINIHDHLVGNWLPKGAPNRPYKNTAIWVKDMKTSESVLERDKFWKGSLVDLTENDGIAMAKLGVYKNIFSGVTIVQDHIPNQKSEYYNSFPIKIISNYRQGHSIILKNWWGGDDLKKEMQETENIMPFIIHLAEGIDEDAKIAFNRLTEMDLLKSNSILIHCTALTKNQLKKVKDIEASIAWCPNSNIFLLGTTLNLDTVLNLDINLCVGTDSTLSGSINLLKELAYINRTFKQLSLPLLFKMVTENPAKALMLDNYNGKIELNKDANILITKRIVEDPYENLLNINTSDIELLMYCGKPVFGRVEFLKYFSWDAKNFYLFEVDSQKMFVIGHPENILNKIEKKLGYKKHFVYLPF; from the coding sequence ATGAAATTTTCAGATTTACTAATAGTGAAAGATTGGAAAAACAGTGGTGTCAGGAATATATGTATTGAAAAGGGTCTTATATCTGATAAATCTCATGATAATATTTTAGTTGATTGTAAAGATTTAGTTGCATATCCTTCATTGATAAATATTCACGATCATCTTGTTGGAAATTGGCTACCAAAAGGTGCTCCAAATAGACCTTATAAAAACACTGCTATCTGGGTTAAGGATATGAAAACTTCAGAATCGGTGTTAGAAAGAGACAAATTCTGGAAAGGCTCTCTAGTTGACCTTACAGAAAATGATGGTATAGCAATGGCAAAATTGGGAGTGTATAAGAATATCTTTTCTGGCGTTACAATTGTTCAAGACCATATTCCAAATCAAAAAAGTGAATACTACAACTCTTTTCCTATAAAAATTATCTCTAATTATAGACAAGGGCATTCAATCATTTTAAAGAATTGGTGGGGTGGTGATGACCTCAAAAAAGAGATGCAGGAAACAGAAAATATTATGCCTTTTATTATACATTTAGCAGAAGGTATTGATGAAGATGCTAAAATAGCATTTAATAGATTGACAGAAATGGATTTGCTAAAAAGCAACTCTATTCTTATTCATTGTACTGCTTTAACGAAAAATCAGTTGAAAAAAGTTAAAGATATAGAGGCAAGTATTGCATGGTGTCCAAATTCCAATATATTTTTGCTTGGCACTACCCTCAATCTTGATACAGTGCTTAACCTGGATATTAATCTATGTGTGGGGACTGATTCAACTTTGTCTGGTAGTATAAATCTGTTAAAAGAACTTGCCTACATAAACCGAACATTCAAGCAACTATCTTTACCACTACTATTTAAAATGGTTACAGAAAATCCTGCAAAAGCATTGATGCTTGATAATTATAATGGTAAAATAGAATTAAATAAAGATGCAAATATTCTTATTACAAAAAGAATTGTAGAAGACCCTTACGAAAATCTTCTAAATATCAATACCTCTGATATTGAACTTCTAATGTATTGCGGAAAACCAGTTTTTGGTAGGGTAGAATTTTTGAAATATTTCTCGTGGGATGCAAAAAATTTCTATTTGTTTGAAGTAGATTCTCAAAAAATGTTTGTTATCGGACATCCAGAGAATATATTAAACAAGATTGAAAAGAAGCTGGGATATAAGAAACATTTTGTTTATCTGCCTTTCTAA
- a CDS encoding electron transfer flavoprotein subunit alpha, producing MIEIIVEKCTGCGKCIPVCPYEAIRLEAENAIIDLEKCTLCRACIPACPFDAIIIQKEVTPTESIENYKGVMAFAEQRNNEIMPVTYEILGKARELANTLETELSAVLFGYGIEKQAKELIFYGADKVYVVDNPTVKDFIDEAYTQAFVKIIKEHKPEIVLCGATSIGRSFIPRVAVELKTGLTADCTGLAIDSNSRQLLQTRPAFGGNIMATIRCANNRPQMATVRHKVMTPLERDISRTGKIINQKVEFNSEKIVSKLLQFVKDETQQVNLTEADIIVSGGRGIRCGDNFKLLRELASKLDAAIGASRAAVDAGWIPYSHQVGQTGKTVKPKIYIACGISGAIQHIVGMKSSDIIVAINKDSEAPIFKFADIGVVGDLFEVIPELIKNLK from the coding sequence TTGATTGAAATAATTGTTGAAAAATGTACAGGTTGCGGAAAATGTATTCCAGTTTGTCCTTATGAAGCGATACGATTGGAAGCAGAGAATGCAATTATTGATCTGGAAAAGTGTACACTTTGCAGAGCTTGCATTCCTGCTTGTCCGTTTGACGCCATTATAATCCAAAAAGAAGTTACACCTACAGAGTCTATAGAGAATTATAAAGGCGTAATGGCTTTTGCTGAGCAAAGAAACAATGAGATTATGCCAGTTACTTACGAGATATTAGGTAAAGCACGAGAGCTGGCAAATACATTGGAAACAGAACTCTCTGCCGTGCTTTTTGGTTATGGAATTGAAAAGCAAGCCAAAGAGTTAATATTTTATGGAGCTGATAAGGTTTATGTTGTTGATAATCCAACAGTAAAAGATTTTATTGATGAAGCATACACTCAGGCTTTTGTAAAAATCATAAAAGAACATAAACCTGAGATTGTTTTATGCGGGGCAACCTCAATTGGCAGGTCTTTTATACCCAGAGTTGCAGTTGAGTTAAAAACTGGACTTACAGCAGATTGCACAGGACTTGCGATAGATAGTAATTCAAGACAATTGCTACAGACCAGACCTGCTTTTGGTGGTAATATTATGGCTACAATTCGTTGTGCAAATAACAGGCCACAAATGGCTACAGTTAGGCATAAAGTTATGACTCCTCTGGAAAGAGACATTTCAAGAACCGGCAAAATTATTAATCAGAAAGTAGAATTTAATTCAGAAAAAATTGTATCAAAATTATTACAATTTGTTAAAGATGAAACACAACAGGTTAATCTAACCGAGGCAGATATAATTGTTTCTGGTGGTAGGGGGATTAGGTGCGGTGATAATTTTAAATTATTAAGAGAATTAGCTTCAAAATTAGATGCTGCTATTGGTGCATCAAGAGCAGCTGTGGATGCCGGCTGGATACCATATTCTCATCAGGTTGGCCAGACTGGCAAAACTGTTAAACCAAAAATATACATTGCTTGCGGAATTTCTGGTGCAATTCAGCATATTGTTGGTATGAAATCTTCTGATATAATTGTTGCAATTAATAAGGATTCAGAAGCACCAATTTTTAAATTTGCTGATATTGGTGTTGTGGGAGACCTTTTTGAAGTGATACCAGAATTAATTAAGAATCTTAAATAG